One Rhodococcus sp. P1Y DNA window includes the following coding sequences:
- the pstC gene encoding phosphate ABC transporter permease subunit PstC, whose amino-acid sequence MSDTHSITGVPSAASISAGGVPRNTEEPTQLPDNKAKGGTVVRPGDRIFSTLATGSGVFVIVLIALIGIFLLWRAIPSLQNNTVNFLTYNGQWNTSDTSAMVFGIRDLFLVTATVSIFALILAMPVALGIAIYLTNYAPKKVAGPLGYVIDLLAAVPSIVFGLWGLYVLAPAISPFAEWLNENLSWFPLFSTGSVSIAGGGTIFTGGIVLAVMILPIIAAVTREVFIQTPKGQVEAALALGATRWEVVRTTVIPFGKSGFVSGSMLGLGRALGETIALYIIIRSVQSSFGWTLFDGGSTFATKIALAAGEFNNQLQAGAYIAAGLVLFVLTFVVNAGARAAIAGKKD is encoded by the coding sequence ATGAGCGACACCCACTCGATCACCGGCGTTCCATCTGCGGCGAGCATCTCCGCGGGAGGCGTGCCGCGGAACACGGAAGAACCCACGCAATTGCCGGATAACAAGGCCAAGGGCGGCACTGTAGTTCGCCCCGGCGACAGAATTTTCTCCACCCTGGCGACGGGCTCGGGTGTCTTCGTCATCGTCCTGATCGCGCTGATCGGCATCTTCTTGCTGTGGCGGGCCATCCCGTCACTGCAGAACAACACGGTCAACTTCCTCACCTACAACGGTCAGTGGAACACCTCGGACACCTCAGCGATGGTGTTCGGCATCCGCGACCTGTTCCTGGTGACCGCCACGGTCTCGATCTTCGCGCTGATTCTCGCGATGCCGGTCGCACTCGGCATCGCGATCTACCTGACGAACTACGCACCGAAGAAGGTCGCGGGCCCATTGGGTTACGTGATCGATCTGCTGGCAGCGGTCCCGTCCATCGTCTTCGGTCTGTGGGGCCTTTACGTCCTCGCGCCCGCCATCAGCCCGTTCGCGGAGTGGCTCAACGAGAACCTGAGCTGGTTTCCGTTGTTCTCGACCGGTTCGGTCTCGATCGCCGGCGGTGGCACGATCTTCACCGGCGGCATCGTTCTCGCCGTGATGATCCTTCCGATCATCGCGGCGGTCACTCGTGAGGTGTTCATCCAGACGCCCAAGGGGCAGGTCGAAGCAGCTCTCGCCCTCGGTGCAACGCGCTGGGAGGTCGTGCGCACGACGGTCATCCCATTCGGCAAGTCGGGTTTCGTCTCCGGCTCGATGCTGGGTCTCGGCCGCGCGCTCGGTGAAACGATCGCTCTCTACATCATCATTCGCAGCGTCCAGTCGAGCTTCGGATGGACCCTGTTCGACGGTGGCAGCACGTTCGCTACCAAGATCGCCCTCGCCGCAGGCGAGTTCAACAACCAGCTGCAGGCCGGTGCGTACATCGCCGCAGGCCTGGTGCTCTTCGTGCTCACCTTCGTGGTCAACGCAGGCGCACGCGCCGCGATCGCAGGAAAGAAGGACTAG